In the Kribbella sp. NBC_00482 genome, one interval contains:
- a CDS encoding MFS transporter encodes MSATSTAPGAGSGAPARRPGVVLAVILVTQLMVILDATVVNIAMPHIQQSLHFSPSSLSWVQNAYALAFGGLLLLGARAGDLLGRRRVFITGVIVFTFASLLGGLAPNAELLLAARVLQGIGGAIAAPAALTLLMLTFREGPERMKALGYYSLISSGGGSVGLVLGGMLTDWASWRWGLFINVPIGIGLVFAARKVLTETEPETGRFDVAGALTSTLGITSLVFGFIRVADAGWSAAEVLVAFAAGVVLLVSFVLIERRVSHPIVPLRLFKSATRSASYLTMLLVVGTMFGMFFFLTQYLQGVLALSPLAAGLAFLPMTGLLFTASRIVPKLVARVDSAKLMLIGSTLVALGTVWLTRLGSHSTYLHDVVGPLLLFGAGAGMIFIPLVGRAISGVAPEDAGAASGMLNVVQQVGGALGLGILVTIFGTASRNSTATIPREVLVDGVHAAFVGALVYAAVSLAMIVFTVRPWQWFRGKPELVETPVVVDSHV; translated from the coding sequence ATGTCGGCAACATCCACGGCGCCAGGCGCCGGCTCCGGCGCGCCTGCCCGGCGGCCGGGGGTAGTTCTCGCAGTCATCCTGGTCACCCAGTTGATGGTGATCCTCGACGCCACCGTCGTGAACATCGCCATGCCCCACATCCAGCAGTCCCTGCACTTCAGTCCGTCGAGCCTGTCGTGGGTGCAGAACGCCTACGCGCTCGCGTTCGGCGGTCTGCTCCTGCTCGGCGCCCGCGCCGGTGACCTGCTCGGTCGTCGCCGGGTGTTCATCACCGGTGTCATCGTCTTCACGTTCGCCTCGCTGCTCGGCGGTCTCGCGCCGAACGCGGAACTGCTGCTCGCCGCCCGGGTCCTGCAGGGCATCGGCGGCGCGATCGCGGCACCGGCAGCTCTGACCCTGCTCATGCTCACCTTCCGCGAAGGCCCCGAGCGGATGAAGGCACTCGGCTACTACAGCCTGATCTCGTCCGGCGGCGGCAGCGTCGGCCTGGTACTCGGGGGCATGCTGACGGACTGGGCGTCCTGGCGCTGGGGCCTGTTCATCAATGTCCCGATCGGTATCGGCCTGGTCTTCGCGGCCCGGAAGGTGCTGACCGAGACCGAGCCGGAGACCGGCCGGTTCGACGTGGCCGGCGCGCTCACCTCGACGCTCGGCATCACCTCGCTCGTCTTCGGCTTCATCAGGGTCGCCGACGCCGGTTGGTCGGCGGCTGAGGTACTGGTCGCGTTCGCGGCCGGTGTCGTCCTGCTGGTCTCGTTCGTGTTGATCGAGCGTCGCGTCAGCCACCCGATCGTCCCGCTGCGGCTGTTCAAGTCCGCTACCCGGTCGGCGTCGTACCTGACCATGCTGCTGGTGGTCGGGACGATGTTCGGGATGTTCTTCTTCCTGACCCAGTATCTGCAGGGCGTGCTCGCGCTGAGCCCGCTCGCGGCCGGTCTGGCCTTCCTGCCGATGACCGGTCTGCTGTTCACCGCGTCGCGCATCGTGCCGAAGCTGGTCGCCCGGGTCGACAGCGCCAAGCTGATGCTGATCGGTTCCACGCTGGTCGCGCTCGGCACGGTCTGGCTGACCCGGCTCGGGTCGCACAGCACGTACCTGCACGACGTGGTCGGTCCGCTCCTGCTGTTCGGCGCGGGCGCCGGGATGATCTTCATCCCGCTCGTCGGCCGGGCCATCTCGGGCGTCGCTCCGGAGGACGCGGGGGCCGCGTCCGGCATGCTGAACGTGGTCCAGCAGGTCGGCGGCGCGCTCGGCCTGGGCATCCTGGTCACGATTTTCGGTACGGCGAGCCGCAACTCGACGGCGACGATCCCCCGCGAGGTGCTGGTCGACGGCGTCCACGCCGCGTTCGTCGGAGCGCTGGTCTACGCCGCGGTGAGCCTGGCGATGATCGTGTTCACGGTCCGTCCGTGGCAGTGGTTCCGCGGTAAGCCCGAGCTCGTCGAGACCCCGGTCGTCGTGGACTCACACGTCTGA
- a CDS encoding GNAT family N-acetyltransferase produces the protein MNWPEGIQARPMEKGDVEAWAALTAAAEKVDQEGENFGAEDLAEQLDRPNVDLARNSISLWADGRMIGYGMAHIRPSVVDVDRVHVGGTIDPEWRRRGLGTKLMNWLTQRAGELHAATHPDFPGQVDVGAASHNVGATSLLESLGFKAERFFFDMQRPLDQPVPEASIADGLRLTSYDPSYEEALRLAHFEAFSDHWGWAPPDPAVWRSRNVGSRAFRGAQSYLVLDGETVAAYVNGYEWEADTEVTGVRELYIGQVGTRRAYRGRGLARGAIAKVLAEAAQAGYQRAALGVDADNPTGALGLYENLGFTTHKKFTSYALPIPSDV, from the coding sequence ATGAATTGGCCGGAGGGGATCCAGGCGCGCCCGATGGAGAAGGGCGACGTCGAGGCGTGGGCGGCGTTGACGGCTGCCGCGGAGAAGGTCGACCAGGAGGGCGAGAACTTCGGCGCGGAGGATCTCGCTGAACAGCTCGACCGCCCGAACGTCGACCTCGCTCGCAACAGCATCAGCCTGTGGGCCGACGGCCGGATGATCGGCTACGGCATGGCTCACATCCGGCCGTCCGTGGTGGACGTCGACCGGGTGCACGTCGGGGGCACCATCGACCCGGAGTGGCGCCGGCGCGGCCTGGGTACGAAGCTGATGAACTGGCTGACCCAGCGGGCCGGCGAACTGCACGCCGCCACCCACCCGGACTTTCCCGGCCAGGTCGACGTCGGCGCGGCCAGTCACAACGTCGGCGCGACCAGCTTGCTGGAGAGCCTGGGCTTCAAGGCCGAGCGGTTCTTCTTCGACATGCAGCGGCCGCTCGACCAGCCGGTGCCCGAAGCGTCGATCGCCGACGGACTGCGGCTGACGTCGTACGACCCGTCGTACGAAGAAGCTTTGCGGCTGGCCCACTTCGAGGCCTTCTCCGACCACTGGGGCTGGGCGCCGCCGGACCCGGCGGTCTGGCGATCCCGGAACGTCGGATCGCGGGCGTTCCGTGGCGCGCAGTCGTACCTGGTGCTGGACGGTGAGACCGTCGCGGCGTACGTCAACGGCTACGAATGGGAGGCCGACACCGAAGTGACCGGGGTCCGGGAGCTGTACATCGGCCAGGTCGGCACGCGGCGCGCGTACCGCGGCCGGGGTCTGGCCCGCGGGGCGATCGCGAAGGTGCTGGCCGAGGCCGCACAGGCCGGCTACCAGCGGGCTGCGCTCGGCGTGGACGCCGACAACCCGACCGGTGCGCTCGGTCTGTACGAGAACCTCGGTTTCACCACTCACAAGAAGTTCACCAGCTACGCGCTGCCCATCCCGTCAGACGTGTGA
- a CDS encoding alpha/beta hydrolase-fold protein: MLPWSAEFKGRLDQTTYTSELLRGNPLGDPHERPVLVYLPPGYDDPGKSAERYPSIYVTMGYTGHVGMWFNRVPFRQPYPELLDAMFQDESVPRAVVVFVDSWTRYGGSQCLDSPGTGQYQSYLCDEIVPWVDATYRTIPDRDHRAVTGKSSGGYTAMVTPLLRPDVFGALATHAGDALFDVCYRPEFPERARTLRDKYDGSYEKYFEVLATKTGRTTNEDLHLLEIYGYASAYSAEADGTVLLPFDDLGAIVPEIWARWLSRDPVEMVKEPQYADALRSLRAVWIDAGRQDEYYLDLGATAFHRAARAAGLTDERIHFELFEGTHGGIEFRYPMAVRWLAEQLTN, encoded by the coding sequence ATGCTGCCGTGGTCGGCCGAGTTCAAGGGACGCCTGGACCAGACGACGTACACAAGTGAGTTGCTGCGCGGGAACCCGCTCGGCGACCCGCACGAGCGGCCGGTGCTGGTGTACCTGCCGCCGGGGTACGACGACCCTGGCAAGTCCGCCGAGCGGTACCCGTCGATCTACGTGACGATGGGGTACACCGGTCACGTCGGCATGTGGTTCAACCGGGTCCCGTTCCGGCAGCCGTACCCTGAGCTGCTGGACGCGATGTTCCAGGACGAGAGCGTGCCGCGGGCAGTCGTGGTGTTCGTCGACTCGTGGACGAGGTACGGCGGCAGCCAGTGCCTCGACTCCCCCGGGACGGGGCAGTACCAGTCGTACCTGTGCGACGAGATCGTGCCGTGGGTCGATGCGACGTACCGGACCATCCCGGACCGCGATCACCGTGCGGTCACCGGCAAGTCGAGCGGCGGCTACACCGCCATGGTGACGCCGCTGCTACGGCCGGACGTGTTCGGGGCGCTCGCGACGCACGCCGGTGACGCGCTCTTCGACGTCTGCTACCGGCCGGAGTTCCCGGAGCGCGCGCGGACGCTGCGAGACAAGTACGACGGCAGCTACGAGAAGTACTTCGAGGTGCTCGCAACCAAGACCGGGCGGACCACCAACGAGGACCTGCACCTGCTGGAGATTTACGGCTACGCGTCGGCGTACTCCGCTGAGGCCGACGGCACCGTACTACTGCCGTTCGACGACCTCGGCGCGATCGTCCCGGAGATCTGGGCGCGCTGGCTGTCCCGCGACCCGGTCGAGATGGTGAAGGAACCGCAGTACGCCGACGCACTGCGATCGCTGCGCGCTGTGTGGATCGACGCCGGCCGGCAGGACGAGTACTACCTCGACCTCGGCGCCACCGCGTTCCACCGCGCTGCGCGGGCGGCCGGTCTCACGGACGAGCGGATCCACTTCGAGCTGTTCGAGGGCACCCACGGCGGCATCGAGTTCCGCTACCCGATGGCGGTGCGCTGGCTCGCCGAGCAACTGACTAATTGA
- the argS gene encoding arginine--tRNA ligase: MPVLSTRLSAAAASVFGTSYDPELRSSTKPEFGHYQSNLALRIGNALDLPPRDVAARLVASLQVEDLCSTPEIAGPGFINLTLLPETLAKAVNEPESFTSNGQRVVVDYSQPNVAKQMHVGHLRSTVIGDALCNVLEFAGYDVIRQNHVGDWGTQYGMMIEQLLEDDISAESLDLEGLQQLYERSRKHFDADGTFAGKARLRVVALQSGDPETRAMWRHMVDVSLDDFGKVYALLGSNLQRTDVVGESAYNDDLPQVVAELERQGLLTESDGAMCAFLPGFLGRDGDPLPVIVRKSDGGFGYSATDLAAVRHRVSTLHADRIVYVVDHRQALHFDMIFTLARAAGWLPPATSAEHVEFGTVLGPNGKPFKTREGGTVKLVDLLESAVARADALLAGREGVDRAATARAVGIGAVKYADLSSDRGNDYVFDLDRMVAMTGNTGPYLQYAHARLTRLLSKAGTRGELTELEDPAEQRLALLLTGFGATVEQVAQTLQPHRLCTYLYDVASALSTFYEQCPVLSSEGATRASRIALCTATRKVLQDGLGLLGIEAPDAM, translated from the coding sequence CTGCCTGTCCTGTCCACCAGACTGTCCGCTGCCGCCGCGTCCGTCTTCGGTACGTCGTACGATCCCGAGCTGCGGTCGAGCACCAAGCCCGAGTTCGGCCACTACCAGAGCAATCTCGCGCTCCGGATCGGCAACGCCCTCGACCTGCCGCCGCGGGACGTCGCCGCGCGCCTGGTCGCCTCGTTGCAGGTCGAGGACCTTTGCTCGACACCGGAGATCGCCGGACCAGGGTTCATCAACCTGACGTTGCTGCCGGAGACGTTGGCGAAGGCGGTCAACGAGCCGGAATCCTTTACCAGCAACGGTCAGCGGGTTGTCGTCGACTACTCGCAGCCCAACGTCGCGAAGCAGATGCACGTCGGTCATCTCCGGTCGACGGTGATCGGCGACGCGTTGTGCAACGTGCTCGAGTTCGCCGGGTACGACGTGATTCGGCAGAACCATGTCGGCGACTGGGGCACGCAGTACGGGATGATGATCGAGCAGCTGCTCGAGGATGACATCTCCGCGGAATCCCTTGATCTGGAGGGATTGCAGCAGCTCTACGAACGGAGCCGGAAGCATTTCGATGCGGATGGCACCTTTGCCGGCAAGGCGCGGCTGCGGGTCGTCGCGTTGCAGTCGGGTGATCCGGAGACGCGGGCGATGTGGCGGCACATGGTCGACGTGTCGCTGGACGACTTCGGCAAGGTGTACGCCTTGCTCGGCAGCAACCTCCAGCGGACCGATGTCGTCGGCGAGAGCGCCTACAACGACGACCTGCCGCAGGTCGTGGCCGAACTCGAACGGCAAGGCCTGCTGACCGAGTCCGACGGCGCGATGTGCGCCTTCCTGCCGGGATTCCTCGGCCGCGACGGCGATCCGCTGCCGGTGATCGTGCGGAAGTCCGACGGCGGATTCGGCTACAGCGCGACCGACCTCGCCGCCGTACGGCATCGGGTGAGCACGTTGCACGCGGACCGGATCGTGTACGTCGTGGACCACCGGCAGGCCTTGCACTTCGACATGATCTTCACGCTCGCGCGGGCGGCCGGCTGGCTGCCACCGGCGACATCTGCTGAACACGTCGAGTTCGGCACCGTGCTCGGTCCGAACGGAAAGCCCTTCAAGACCAGAGAAGGCGGCACCGTCAAGCTCGTCGACCTGCTGGAGAGCGCGGTCGCCCGGGCCGACGCGCTGCTGGCCGGCCGGGAGGGCGTCGACCGGGCCGCGACCGCACGGGCGGTGGGGATCGGCGCGGTCAAGTACGCCGACCTGTCGAGCGACCGGGGCAACGACTACGTGTTCGACCTGGACCGGATGGTCGCGATGACCGGCAACACCGGCCCGTACCTCCAGTACGCGCACGCCCGGCTCACCCGGCTGCTTTCCAAAGCGGGGACAAGGGGTGAGCTCACCGAGCTTGAGGACCCGGCTGAGCAGCGGCTCGCCCTCCTACTCACCGGCTTCGGCGCCACCGTCGAGCAGGTCGCCCAGACGCTCCAGCCGCACAGACTCTGCACCTACCTGTACGACGTCGCGTCCGCCCTCTCGACCTTCTACGAGCAGTGCCCGGTGCTGAGCAGCGAGGGTGCGACGAGAGCAAGCCGGATCGCCCTCTGCACAGCGACACGGAAGGTGTTGCAGGATGGACTCGGCCTGCTGGGGATCGAGGCCCCTGACGCGATGTGA
- a CDS encoding bifunctional glycosyltransferase/CDP-glycerol:glycerophosphate glycerophosphotransferase — protein sequence MALGTVPRFSIVVPCHASRAWLRPCLDSVLGQSFTDFEVIGVDDADPDGSGRILDEYAAADPRVRALHLDENVGLGLARNAGLKECRGEYVLFLDADDVYSPGSLEAISGRIDATTTHRGQPDIVLFDYERVFWDGRVMGSQRHDAFAREGAGVFTAAERPIFLTFLEVVWNKAYRRQFLTRHGFAFTSGFYEDAPWTYSTMLTAERIATLDRIVVHYRQHRTGGNIHATSGRRQWDIFDQYDRVHAFIQSDPELAGWRRFTFDRSLDHILAVLAKPERIDTDDRAEFFHAAHAFAKRWKPEGYGADRTARGFKRWLLIHDDYATYSTLKLSARMLQVPRPRKRVEKLLRRSKLDPNLVAYAAYWFKQYACNPRAIYEKAAELAPHLRGVWVVDNEHVGAIPEGVEYVVADSPAYEKLLGKATYFVSNMNWPKNLDKREGQIHLQTQHGTPLKTVTFPDEGKDEVMREVDRWDFNLSSNRYSSEIWERTYPSYFEELEYGYPRNDRLLTATLDEVRAIRAGLGYDDSHLVILYAPTLPDRVDLDELTAAAGEHARVLVASQHRRIEDLMLAADVLISDYSSITFDYANLDRPILLHLDQNNRRSTYFDVGEFSPGVVAWSAEELYAALRNGTFAAPEAAKHRHLYREKFCEFDDGRAAERVVRRVFLGETDVPAIAPPAERSPAPSAYFVHNG from the coding sequence ATGGCGCTCGGCACCGTCCCCAGGTTCAGCATCGTGGTCCCCTGCCATGCCTCGCGGGCCTGGCTGCGGCCGTGTCTGGACTCGGTGCTCGGGCAGTCGTTCACCGACTTCGAGGTGATCGGGGTGGACGACGCGGACCCGGACGGCTCCGGCCGGATCCTGGACGAGTACGCCGCCGCGGATCCGCGGGTCCGGGCCCTGCACCTGGACGAGAACGTCGGCCTCGGCCTGGCCCGGAACGCCGGCCTGAAGGAGTGCCGCGGCGAGTACGTGCTGTTCCTGGACGCGGACGACGTCTACTCGCCGGGCTCGCTGGAGGCGATCTCGGGCCGGATCGACGCCACCACAACCCACCGGGGTCAGCCGGACATCGTGCTGTTCGACTACGAGCGGGTCTTCTGGGACGGCCGGGTGATGGGCAGCCAGCGGCACGACGCGTTCGCCCGCGAGGGCGCGGGGGTGTTCACGGCGGCCGAGCGGCCGATCTTCCTGACTTTCCTCGAGGTGGTCTGGAACAAGGCCTACCGCCGCCAGTTCCTGACCCGGCACGGATTCGCGTTCACGAGCGGTTTCTACGAGGACGCCCCCTGGACCTACTCGACGATGCTGACCGCGGAGCGGATCGCCACGCTGGACCGGATCGTCGTGCACTATCGGCAGCATCGGACCGGCGGCAACATCCACGCCACCAGCGGCCGCCGGCAGTGGGACATCTTCGACCAGTACGACCGGGTGCATGCGTTCATCCAGTCCGACCCCGAGCTGGCCGGCTGGCGCCGGTTCACGTTCGACCGGTCGCTGGACCACATCCTCGCCGTCCTCGCCAAGCCCGAGCGGATCGACACCGACGACCGGGCCGAGTTCTTCCACGCGGCGCACGCCTTCGCCAAGCGCTGGAAGCCGGAGGGGTACGGCGCCGACCGGACCGCCCGCGGGTTCAAGCGCTGGCTGCTGATCCACGACGACTACGCGACCTACTCGACGCTCAAGCTGAGCGCGCGGATGCTGCAGGTCCCGCGTCCGCGCAAGAGGGTCGAGAAACTGCTGCGGCGCAGCAAGCTCGACCCGAACCTGGTCGCGTACGCCGCCTACTGGTTCAAGCAGTACGCCTGCAACCCGCGGGCGATCTACGAGAAGGCGGCCGAGCTGGCCCCGCATCTGCGCGGGGTCTGGGTCGTCGACAACGAGCATGTCGGCGCGATCCCGGAGGGCGTCGAGTACGTCGTCGCGGACTCCCCGGCGTACGAGAAGCTGCTCGGCAAGGCGACGTACTTCGTCAGCAACATGAACTGGCCGAAGAACCTGGACAAGCGCGAGGGCCAGATCCACCTGCAGACCCAGCACGGTACGCCGCTGAAGACCGTGACCTTCCCGGACGAGGGCAAGGACGAGGTGATGCGCGAGGTCGACCGCTGGGACTTCAACCTGTCCTCGAACCGGTACTCCTCGGAGATCTGGGAGCGCACCTACCCGTCGTACTTCGAGGAGCTCGAGTACGGCTACCCGCGCAACGACCGGCTGCTGACCGCGACGCTCGACGAGGTCCGGGCGATCCGGGCCGGGCTCGGGTACGACGACTCGCACCTGGTCATCCTGTACGCGCCGACGCTCCCCGACCGGGTCGACCTGGACGAGCTGACAGCCGCCGCAGGCGAGCACGCCCGCGTCCTGGTCGCGTCGCAGCATCGGCGGATCGAGGACCTGATGCTCGCGGCCGACGTACTGATCTCCGACTACTCGTCGATCACCTTCGACTATGCCAACCTCGACCGGCCGATCCTGCTGCACCTGGACCAGAACAACCGGCGCAGCACGTACTTCGACGTCGGCGAGTTCTCGCCCGGCGTCGTGGCGTGGTCCGCGGAGGAGCTGTACGCCGCGCTCCGGAACGGCACGTTCGCCGCACCCGAGGCCGCCAAGCACCGGCACCTGTACCGGGAGAAGTTCTGCGAGTTCGACGACGGGCGTGCGGCGGAACGCGTCGTACGGCGGGTGTTCCTGGGCGAGACCGACGTACCGGCGATCGCGCCGCCGGCCGAGCGGTCACCGGCACCGTCGGCGTACTTCGTGCATAATGGCTGA
- a CDS encoding cell filamentation protein Fic codes for MSTDVFEPLAGLEGVGSAARAARDAVDVLLRDRGLRRVGSDMTAEALLRGAHASAALAGSTATPDDVRRGSADGLASGAVRMTSELMTLAPQVDKAPVQVWTRLHQLAAADLVAENQLGHLRTGAEPLPDDIPGLPPAPGADEMWERLSALAQNLTRPTKAPGLVVAAIVHAELAVLRPFPAANGLVARAAERLLLVARGIDPVAVTVPEGGHYVLRATYSSGLTDYTARGLTGVRDWLLRSCEVVTKGAELSPLAS; via the coding sequence ATGAGTACTGACGTGTTCGAGCCACTGGCCGGTCTGGAGGGGGTCGGGTCGGCGGCGCGAGCGGCCCGGGACGCGGTCGACGTACTGCTCCGGGATCGCGGTCTGCGCCGGGTCGGTTCGGACATGACCGCCGAGGCGTTGCTGCGGGGTGCGCACGCCTCCGCGGCGCTGGCCGGCAGCACCGCCACGCCGGACGACGTACGCCGGGGTTCTGCCGACGGACTGGCCTCCGGCGCGGTCCGGATGACCAGTGAACTGATGACGCTCGCGCCGCAGGTGGACAAGGCTCCGGTGCAGGTCTGGACCAGACTGCACCAGTTGGCCGCGGCCGATCTGGTCGCGGAGAATCAGCTGGGCCATCTCCGGACCGGTGCGGAACCGCTGCCGGACGACATCCCGGGGTTGCCGCCGGCGCCCGGTGCGGACGAGATGTGGGAGCGGCTGAGCGCCCTCGCGCAGAACCTCACCCGCCCGACCAAGGCGCCCGGTCTGGTCGTCGCGGCGATCGTGCACGCCGAGCTCGCCGTACTGCGCCCCTTCCCGGCGGCCAACGGACTCGTTGCCCGGGCCGCCGAGCGGCTGCTGTTGGTTGCCCGGGGCATCGACCCGGTAGCCGTCACGGTGCCGGAGGGTGGTCACTATGTGTTGCGGGCGACCTATTCGTCGGGTCTCACCGACTACACAGCGCGAGGATTGACCGGAGTTCGTGATTGGTTGCTGCGGTCCTGCGAGGTCGTGACAAAAGGTGCCGAGCTCTCGCCGCTGGCT